A region from the Linepithema humile isolate Giens D197 chromosome 1, Lhum_UNIL_v1.0, whole genome shotgun sequence genome encodes:
- the LOC105670454 gene encoding circadian clock-controlled protein daywake: MMLIGLVLFAASARTAVSELPPGVTSCPRTDNPQEYDKCILKQLQALTPLLAKGVPSLKLPALDPLFLPSLTIDRNLDSLKIKANMSQTRVYGATNYIVHELKANPNDLTIFIKVRLPHIYVNGEYDVQGRLLLLPLSGLGNFKGNFTDTEAQVNVQGKEVTDKNGVQRIAIDKLLTKIRIGDGNIKLKAPPAHTLAAEAAASFFNANPRLVLDIASPIAEDTAATVSKALAARALSVLTKKELVP; the protein is encoded by the exons CTCCTGGAGTGACATCGTGTCCGCGAACGGATAATCCGCAGGAATATGACAAGTGTATTTTGAAACAGCTGCAAGCGCTCACCCCGCTCCTCGCCAAGGGAGTGCCTTCCTTGAAATTGCCGGCGTTAGATCCCTTATTTCTACCATCTTTAACTATAGATAGAAATCTAGACTCCTTGAAAATTAAGGCTAACATGAGTCAGACTCGCGTTTACGGCGCAACGAATTACATTGTACACGAACTTAAAGCGAATCCCAACGACTTGACGATTTTCATCAAGGTCCGATTACCTCACATTTACGTGAACGGAGAGTATGACGTTCAGGGAAGGTTGCTGTTGCTGCCTCTAAGCGGACTTGGTAACTTTAAGGGGAATTTCA CTGACACTGAAGCTCAAGTAAACGTGCAAGGCAAGGAGGTCACCGATAAAAATGGTGTGCAGAGAATTGCGATCGACAAGTTGCTTACTAAAATTCGCATCGGTGAtggaaatattaaactgaAGGCACCTCCCGCTCACACGTTGGCCG ctGAAGCCGCCGCGTCGTTCTTTAATGCAAATCCTCGCCTAGTTTTGGATATTGCGAGTCCAATTGCCGAGGATACTGCCGCGACTGTGAGCAAAGCTCTTGCTGCCAGAGCACTCAGTGTTCTCACTAAGAAAGAACTCGTTCCCTAG
- the LOC105670453 gene encoding circadian clock-controlled protein daywake-like, translating to MYAVIIRACFACMLFTVALATIPPYIKVCSRNDPNINMCVANSIEQLRPKLTTGIPELDVPTIEPFILKRIQLLKGPKNAKLDFLISNLQVYGPSTFKIRDLKVDLKDNIIITFKVNFPKLEFRGKYRIDTQILLIRLFGEGNVTGNFLGYDSNCFLKANKVLKNNNTHINFEKMKFNIRVGKAHFNLGNLFNGDEVLGAAGNEVVNANSHLLVEELTPELENSLSDLLTNIANKITEKFTYDELFPL from the exons ttttgcCTGCATGCTATTTACCGTAGCCTTGGCCACAATAC CACCGTACATAAAAGTATGCAGTCGAAACGATCCAAACATAAATATGTGTGTAGCTAATTCGATTGAGCAACTACGACCGAAATTGACTACAGGAATTCCTGAATTAGATGTTCCAACAATCGAACCGTTTATACTGAAGCGTATACAACTATTAAAGGGTCCCAAAAATGCGAAGCTTGACTTCCTAATTTCGAACTTACAA GTGTATGGGCCTTCCACATTCAAGATTCGAGACTTAAAGGTagatttaaaagataatataatcattACTTTTAAAGTCAACTTCCCCAAGCTTGAGTTTCGTGGAAAATATCGAATAGATACGCAAATTCTGTTAATCAGATTGTTTGGAGAAGGAAATGTCACTGGAAATTTCC ttGGCTACGACAGCAACTGCTTTTTGAAGGCTaacaaagttttaaagaataaCAATACCCACATAAACTTTgagaaaatgaaatttaacaTTAGGGTAGGCAAAGCCCATTTTAATCTTGGCAATCTGTTTAACGGCGATGAAGTTCTCg GAGCAGCTGGCAACGAGGTTGTGAATGCTAATAGTCATTTGTTGGTGGAAGAGCTAACACCTGAACTCGAAAATTCTTTATCGGATCTCCTGACGAACATCGCCAACAAGATCACCGAAAAATTCACATACGATGAACTGTTTCCCCTTTAA